In Bythopirellula goksoeyrii, a single window of DNA contains:
- a CDS encoding PEP-CTERM sorting domain-containing protein (PEP-CTERM proteins occur, often in large numbers, in the proteomes of bacteria that also encode an exosortase, a predicted intramembrane cysteine proteinase. The presence of a PEP-CTERM domain at a protein's C-terminus predicts cleavage within the sorting domain, followed by covalent anchoring to some some component of the (usually Gram-negative) cell surface. Many PEP-CTERM proteins exhibit an unusual sequence composition that includes large numbers of potential glycosylation sites. Expression of one such protein has been shown restore the ability of a bacterium to form floc, a type of biofilm.), with product MKTASIFLATFVCNTFLGLLSHAAPIASESFATSAGGNDYVSFTSILSQNPTVGASGFVGPWGNCCTGALVPVPGGLTHELTPGETFNGHLVGYTSNSSATRNLSREIDYTPSDGTYYMSMLLRKNAPTTRGDLLAGLGRSQGAETSIFGIDGTWLGFVDGGISFFWGPDAHLSTVLPESQMNVDETYFALLQYDFTTLGPDKVTATIYDGSSAEVASQSFPGLDLDQTMGRFSVVTQDFGPIPELDEWRFGTELRDVMVQALPGDFDLDGDVDGADFLMLQRNPSIGNLAEWQANYGTPNLLAESRAAVPEPATVLLLLVGFAFACIRGPMSHRNQQIL from the coding sequence ATGAAAACTGCATCTATTTTCTTGGCAACGTTCGTATGCAACACATTTTTGGGGTTGTTATCCCACGCCGCGCCGATTGCGAGTGAATCCTTCGCTACTTCCGCCGGGGGCAACGACTATGTTTCGTTTACTTCAATTCTGAGCCAAAATCCCACCGTCGGAGCGAGTGGTTTCGTGGGTCCGTGGGGGAATTGCTGCACTGGTGCCCTAGTCCCGGTCCCGGGTGGATTAACGCATGAATTGACCCCTGGTGAGACGTTTAATGGCCATTTGGTCGGCTATACGTCGAACAGTTCTGCTACACGCAATCTGAGTCGCGAAATCGACTACACACCCAGCGACGGCACCTACTATATGAGCATGCTACTACGCAAGAATGCTCCAACGACGCGTGGGGATCTCCTCGCCGGATTAGGACGCTCGCAAGGTGCAGAGACCTCCATCTTTGGAATTGACGGAACTTGGCTCGGATTCGTAGACGGCGGCATCTCGTTTTTCTGGGGACCAGACGCGCATCTAAGCACTGTACTCCCCGAATCGCAAATGAACGTCGACGAAACCTACTTTGCGTTGCTGCAATACGATTTCACCACGTTAGGGCCCGACAAGGTGACCGCGACGATCTATGACGGCTCGTCCGCAGAGGTTGCTAGTCAGTCGTTCCCAGGACTTGACCTCGATCAGACCATGGGACGGTTTAGTGTCGTTACACAAGACTTCGGTCCCATCCCCGAATTGGACGAGTGGCGTTTTGGTACGGAGTTGCGGGATGTGATGGTACAGGCGCTACCCGGGGATTTCGATCTGGATGGCGACGTCGACGGAGCGGATTTCCTTATGTTGCAACGCAATCCCAGCATCGGCAACCTGGCCGAATGGCAAGCGAACTACGGCACACCCAATTTGCTGGCGGAAAGCCGAGCAGCAGTGCCCGAGCCCGCGACGGTGTTGCTGCTACTGGTAGGATTCGCGTTCGCTTGTATTCGTGGACCCATGTCACATCGAAATCAACAAATTCTTTAA
- a CDS encoding TFIIB-type zinc ribbon-containing protein produces the protein MKCPRDGSRLARAKIDGIRLKKCPECAGIWLDFHELEAVCGLKLADVESHLREEVDEIVNNTDAVAGYMRCPRCPNGRLQQITYTILRPVRIDRCDQCLGCWVDHGELDAILQEKQTLDEELSIAHLRML, from the coding sequence ATGAAATGTCCACGTGACGGCTCGCGACTAGCAAGAGCCAAGATCGACGGTATTCGACTCAAGAAGTGCCCAGAATGTGCAGGAATCTGGCTCGACTTTCATGAGTTGGAGGCAGTCTGTGGGCTGAAACTTGCCGATGTCGAAAGTCATCTTCGGGAGGAGGTTGATGAGATAGTCAACAACACCGACGCGGTCGCAGGTTATATGCGGTGCCCACGGTGCCCCAACGGTCGACTGCAACAGATAACTTACACAATCTTGCGGCCGGTTAGGATTGATCGCTGTGATCAATGCTTAGGGTGCTGGGTCGACCATGGTGAATTGGACGCGATCTTGCAGGAAAAGCAGACGCTCGATGAAGAATTATCGATAGCACATTTGCGGATGTTATAA
- a CDS encoding autotransporter-associated beta strand repeat-containing protein, whose amino-acid sequence MGSFLLRGPDGLAFFSRALFRFVVSLLVAMAVISIAEAIPFQFTYDDAPDEGFWDPILGDNRRAAMERAGQILGSYLIPSFEGEVITVRAVFENLGPTTNASTSSDTLIDEPDGLLANRAYPSALANHLLGQDLNVFAHDIKIRFNSTVSFYTGLDGSPSSTEQDLIRVAMHEMTHGLGFTTHFLEDGDIFESPSIYDGFITVGSFGTPLNTMSTAARAVNLTSDNLFWSGANGVLGNAGMAPKIYAPNPYLAGSTLSHLDEATYTTVLMTPFGSPGQLTRSLTPRERGMLLDMGWTVNVFPQTTTWAGAVSNLWLDAQNWSPAAVPTNGDNIVFDTSSQTDVEIKYSDAGGIFPQTQFLNSISFTASAPSYTLRFGLRTITEITGPGFASSSAVPQTIVLESFEDDPSAAATLLPDAGADMIFRNSSSAGNLNYELHGDVTVLQQVGQELGLIRHGIVRVDFLNNATAGTASFDLTGGSGDGAFGGVLSFKNSSTAGSANLRNRAGRIGVSLPLGETASGFGAQTIFSNAASAMFARIDNDGSFEATDNRGTTHFNDLSTAMGAAIVNHGSSYADGTGGATFFNHNSTAAQSTITNESALVAGGELSGGTTVFDVVATAGNAIITNQGSSGSLLLGGLTRFRDDSTAGTATIHNNGSANVLFANGGVTQFFDDSTAGGSRIHNYPSGWSAGRTEFHDFATAGTATIDIEPVTVGFGGAVYFNDNSNAAQSNLRMFPGSASSVIRFDHEASAGNAHLEIMPGALGSIEFYATSTAQNSDIDVGSTGVLNFFDYTTAGSANIDIGSNATGTFNGGINFPGVSSVSADQSTITVRGGGVAGSLNFAANATAGNAQIVIEGGSGPGTLGGLVSFGQESSNAGASTILVGAGLNGAPGGRLAFALGAKADLATIITQQDAVLNLLGNQFYGGTSIGSLVGTGGTVLMQSHLNVGGLGLDGTFDGQLIDPNPADTDGTLTKIGGGTLILGGANTYDGVTTVAQGTLNVNGSIRGGAVVLGGATLGGTGSIEGGVNVLTGGIFSPGTSPGVLTVDSLTLQSDSEVRFELGTLSDQIVVHEDLTLGGSLVLSFLDGFVPLMGESFTLFSGSFGTPTGQFAEIVLPQGVQQTLDINYADGLITLGALSNASLIGDFDSDLDVDGNDFLIWHRGGSPSPLSPSDLNDWQLNFGNVVSNTVSLADIVVPEPPDSTLLLMAAMGWVLTRYRWNSRVRHILLAGASPSKRPWVAFLNWCSRSEKLQVDKVGG is encoded by the coding sequence ATGGGTTCTTTTCTGCTGAGGGGGCCTGATGGCCTCGCTTTCTTCTCGCGAGCTTTGTTTCGATTCGTTGTCAGTCTCTTGGTTGCGATGGCAGTGATCAGCATTGCTGAGGCGATCCCCTTTCAGTTTACGTACGACGATGCTCCCGACGAAGGTTTCTGGGACCCCATCCTAGGTGATAATCGCCGCGCCGCGATGGAACGGGCTGGGCAGATCCTGGGCAGCTATCTGATTCCAAGTTTTGAAGGGGAAGTGATTACCGTACGAGCCGTCTTTGAGAATTTGGGCCCGACCACCAATGCCTCGACTTCCTCGGATACGCTGATTGATGAGCCAGACGGTCTGCTGGCAAACCGGGCCTATCCATCTGCCCTGGCGAATCATCTCTTGGGACAGGATCTGAATGTTTTTGCCCATGATATCAAAATTCGCTTCAACTCGACCGTCTCGTTCTATACGGGACTCGACGGGTCGCCCTCCTCGACAGAGCAAGACCTCATTCGCGTGGCAATGCACGAGATGACTCATGGACTTGGTTTCACAACCCACTTTCTTGAAGATGGCGACATCTTTGAAAGCCCTTCTATCTACGACGGCTTCATCACGGTTGGCTCTTTTGGGACTCCGCTGAATACGATGAGCACTGCCGCGCGAGCGGTCAATCTTACCAGCGACAATCTCTTTTGGAGTGGTGCCAATGGAGTGCTGGGCAATGCCGGCATGGCTCCCAAAATCTATGCTCCGAATCCGTATCTCGCTGGGTCGACTCTCTCGCATCTGGATGAGGCAACCTATACGACGGTGCTGATGACGCCGTTCGGGTCTCCGGGACAGCTGACGCGTTCACTCACTCCCAGAGAGCGGGGAATGCTGCTGGACATGGGCTGGACCGTGAATGTGTTTCCACAAACGACGACTTGGGCCGGCGCAGTCAGTAACCTTTGGCTCGATGCCCAGAACTGGTCGCCTGCCGCGGTGCCGACTAATGGGGACAATATCGTGTTCGACACGAGTTCGCAGACGGATGTCGAAATCAAGTATTCGGATGCCGGCGGGATTTTTCCCCAGACGCAGTTTCTCAATTCCATTTCGTTTACTGCAAGTGCACCGTCTTACACACTACGATTTGGACTGCGAACCATAACCGAAATCACCGGCCCTGGCTTTGCCTCAAGTTCTGCGGTTCCACAAACGATCGTGTTGGAATCGTTTGAAGACGATCCGTCCGCGGCGGCCACGTTGCTGCCTGACGCAGGCGCGGACATGATCTTTCGCAACAGTTCCTCGGCGGGCAACCTCAACTACGAGTTGCACGGGGACGTCACCGTGCTTCAGCAGGTGGGCCAGGAACTGGGCCTCATTCGCCACGGGATCGTCCGGGTGGATTTTCTCAACAATGCAACGGCCGGGACGGCGTCGTTTGATTTGACTGGTGGCAGCGGTGACGGAGCCTTCGGCGGGGTGTTGAGTTTCAAGAATAGTTCCACTGCAGGGAGCGCGAATTTACGAAATCGCGCAGGGCGAATTGGCGTCTCACTCCCTCTGGGAGAAACGGCGTCTGGTTTCGGGGCACAAACAATTTTTAGCAACGCGGCCTCGGCGATGTTCGCTCGGATCGACAACGATGGCAGCTTTGAAGCGACCGACAATCGTGGCACAACCCACTTCAACGATCTTTCGACCGCGATGGGCGCAGCGATTGTCAACCATGGATCGAGCTACGCCGATGGTACGGGAGGAGCGACATTCTTTAATCACAATTCGACGGCAGCTCAGTCGACGATTACGAATGAAAGTGCTTTGGTAGCCGGTGGAGAACTCAGTGGTGGGACGACGGTTTTCGACGTTGTAGCGACGGCTGGCAATGCGATCATCACGAACCAAGGCAGTAGTGGATCGCTTCTCTTGGGAGGTTTAACGCGGTTTCGTGATGATTCGACCGCAGGGACTGCGACGATTCACAACAATGGAAGCGCAAACGTCCTGTTCGCCAATGGGGGGGTTACCCAGTTCTTCGACGATTCAACCGCTGGCGGCTCACGGATCCATAACTATCCCAGTGGCTGGTCTGCCGGTCGTACGGAGTTTCACGATTTTGCCACAGCAGGCACTGCCACGATCGACATTGAACCGGTGACGGTCGGCTTCGGTGGGGCAGTTTACTTTAATGACAATTCCAATGCCGCTCAGAGTAACCTTCGCATGTTTCCTGGCAGTGCTTCTTCCGTCATCCGTTTCGACCACGAGGCCTCTGCCGGCAATGCACACCTCGAGATTATGCCGGGAGCACTTGGCAGCATTGAGTTCTATGCTACCTCGACGGCACAGAACAGCGACATCGACGTGGGTTCGACGGGCGTCCTCAACTTTTTCGACTACACGACCGCCGGGTCTGCAAATATCGACATCGGCAGCAATGCGACAGGGACGTTCAACGGTGGGATCAATTTCCCAGGGGTTTCGTCCGTCTCGGCCGACCAGTCGACGATCACCGTCCGCGGGGGAGGTGTGGCCGGAAGTTTGAATTTTGCCGCGAACGCAACGGCCGGTAACGCCCAGATCGTCATTGAAGGCGGCAGTGGACCGGGAACTTTGGGAGGACTTGTTTCCTTCGGACAGGAGTCTTCCAATGCCGGAGCGAGTACGATCTTGGTTGGCGCTGGGCTGAACGGTGCCCCCGGAGGGCGTCTTGCTTTTGCGCTTGGGGCGAAGGCGGACTTGGCCACAATTATCACGCAGCAGGATGCTGTCCTGAACCTGCTTGGCAACCAGTTTTACGGCGGCACTTCCATTGGTTCTCTCGTCGGAACGGGAGGAACAGTCTTGATGCAGTCGCACCTGAATGTTGGTGGACTGGGGCTCGACGGCACCTTCGATGGGCAATTGATCGACCCAAACCCGGCGGATACGGACGGAACTCTCACAAAAATCGGCGGCGGTACGCTCATCTTGGGCGGTGCGAATACTTATGACGGAGTCACGACCGTTGCGCAAGGAACGCTGAACGTGAATGGCTCGATAAGAGGAGGAGCCGTCGTTCTTGGCGGTGCAACCCTGGGCGGCACCGGTTCCATCGAAGGTGGAGTGAACGTCCTCACCGGAGGAATTTTCTCTCCCGGTACGAGTCCCGGCGTCTTAACCGTTGACAGCTTGACGCTTCAAAGCGACTCGGAAGTTCGGTTCGAGCTCGGCACGTTGAGCGATCAAATTGTGGTCCATGAAGACCTCACACTCGGTGGTTCACTGGTACTCTCCTTCCTGGACGGGTTTGTCCCCCTGATGGGAGAGTCGTTTACGCTCTTTAGCGGTTCGTTCGGGACCCCAACGGGACAATTCGCCGAGATCGTCTTGCCGCAAGGAGTTCAGCAAACGCTAGACATCAATTACGCCGACGGGTTAATAACGTTGGGAGCGCTCTCGAATGCCAGCCTAATCGGTGACTTCGATAGTGATCTCGACGTGGACGGCAATGACTTCCTAATCTGGCATCGCGGTGGATCACCCAGTCCACTCAGCCCCTCTGACTTGAACGACTGGCAGCTGAACTTCGGCAACGTGGTCTCGAACACAGTCTCCCTGGCGGACATTGTAGTACCTGAGCCACCGGATTCGACGCTGCTGCTGATGGCGGCGATGGGCTGGGTGCTTACTCGTTATCGCTGGAATTCGAGAGTTAGGCACATCTTGCTTGCTGGGGCGAGTCCGTCCAAGCGGCCCTGGGTCGCCTTTCTCAATTGGTGCAGCCGCTCGGAAAAGCTGCAAGTTGATAAAGTCGGCGGTTAA
- a CDS encoding IS4 family transposase, which translates to MSVSLRDEVRGAKLGDHRLTIRLGKVIESLGAKPNMSVPAATHGRAEMEAAYRFFDNDKVSPERILKPHIEATRERVSQAEVALLVQDTTDLDLTRPKQQVRGAGPLEYHTRLGAFFHPLVAFNEHGLPLGIAWQKCWTRSKIKKMTTNEKGRWVRKTPIEEKETYRWIEGLRAAREVADTCPQTICVCIADSEADVYELYCEPRTTSSGEVHLLVRACKKRITVDTEVTWLEAARATKCLYQCSVNVSGRTTKRPTNKRKRHESREARLAELEVRATTVTVRPPYRAGRNRKLSDVTLNLVLAEESNPPNGVAPIQWLLATTLPIEEVQQVRQIIAYYCIRWQIEIYFRTLKSGCRIEDRQLETLERILNCLAVYAIIAWKVMYLSRLGSECPELSCELIFEPSEWKSVWMTIRKANPPSTPPPLNEMIRMIASLGGYVIRQSTRPGTQTLWFGLQRVYDLSTAWQTFGPD; encoded by the coding sequence ATGTCCGTTTCGCTACGAGACGAAGTTCGCGGTGCCAAGCTTGGCGACCATCGGTTGACCATACGGCTGGGCAAGGTCATTGAATCGCTCGGCGCGAAGCCCAACATGAGCGTCCCCGCCGCCACCCATGGTCGAGCGGAAATGGAAGCCGCTTATCGTTTCTTCGACAATGACAAGGTCTCGCCCGAAAGAATCCTCAAGCCGCATATCGAGGCCACACGGGAAAGAGTTTCTCAAGCCGAGGTTGCCTTGTTAGTCCAGGATACGACAGATCTCGACTTGACCCGACCGAAGCAGCAAGTCCGCGGGGCTGGCCCTCTGGAATACCATACTCGTCTTGGCGCTTTCTTTCACCCGTTGGTTGCCTTTAATGAACACGGCTTGCCCCTCGGCATCGCCTGGCAGAAATGTTGGACTCGTAGCAAGATCAAGAAAATGACCACGAACGAAAAGGGGCGCTGGGTACGAAAGACACCCATCGAAGAAAAAGAAACTTATAGGTGGATCGAAGGCCTGCGGGCAGCGCGCGAAGTTGCCGACACCTGTCCCCAGACGATTTGTGTCTGCATTGCCGACAGTGAAGCGGACGTTTATGAACTGTACTGCGAACCACGAACAACTTCAAGTGGCGAGGTGCACTTATTAGTGCGTGCCTGCAAGAAGCGGATTACGGTGGACACGGAGGTGACGTGGCTAGAAGCGGCTCGCGCTACAAAGTGTCTGTATCAATGTAGCGTGAACGTCAGTGGTCGCACCACGAAACGGCCCACGAATAAGCGCAAACGTCACGAATCACGCGAGGCACGCCTTGCGGAACTAGAAGTCCGAGCCACCACCGTGACGGTGCGTCCTCCGTATCGAGCAGGTCGCAATCGCAAACTGTCCGACGTCACGTTAAACCTCGTCCTCGCCGAAGAATCCAATCCCCCAAATGGCGTTGCACCGATCCAATGGTTGCTCGCGACAACACTTCCGATCGAAGAGGTCCAGCAAGTGCGGCAAATCATTGCTTACTACTGCATTCGTTGGCAAATTGAAATCTATTTTCGAACGCTGAAGAGCGGCTGTCGGATAGAAGATCGTCAGTTGGAGACACTAGAGCGAATCCTCAATTGTTTGGCAGTCTACGCCATTATCGCTTGGAAGGTGATGTATCTATCGCGACTGGGAAGCGAGTGTCCAGAACTAAGTTGTGAGCTGATCTTCGAACCGAGCGAGTGGAAGTCGGTGTGGATGACGATTCGCAAAGCGAATCCGCCATCTACCCCACCGCCATTGAATGAGATGATCCGCATGATTGCTTCGCTAGGAGGCTACGTCATCCGACAATCGACACGCCCGGGTACGCAAACACTATGGTTCGGGCTGCAGCGAGTTTACGACCTGTCCACCGCCTGGCAGACATTCGGACCGGACTAG
- a CDS encoding DNA-methyltransferase, with protein sequence MLSRQPRRDETELGSAVDSLRDEVRVLRDVLDEIREALQWQNNNAADFPELVQNREPLGQTGCETQTDWSAGLQPPSQPTEIPDNTEPTPDTPPTLPSRELLSEVLHGDCYELLPTIPSGCVECLFIDPQYNIGLDYGSGSQADRLPPEIYLRQMERLAQLAVERLTPTGSLWFLCPEKWADEMGIMLSKLLPRRNRIIWRETFGQYRETSYPSGHRHLFYHVMDEKLSPFFTDEIRVPSQRMLSGDKRAAGPRVPDDVWEIPRLVGNASERVEGHPCQLPEAMLKRIVLCSTRPGDLIADPMSGTGTTLRVAQILGRRYLGIEKEARFVDLIKDRLAQERQREMFLQ encoded by the coding sequence TAGGCTCGGCAGTCGATTCGCTACGCGATGAAGTGCGTGTCCTACGAGATGTGCTCGATGAGATCCGCGAAGCCCTCCAGTGGCAAAACAACAACGCGGCAGATTTTCCGGAACTTGTTCAAAACCGCGAACCGTTGGGGCAGACCGGATGTGAGACCCAGACTGATTGGAGCGCTGGTCTCCAACCACCCTCACAACCTACTGAAATCCCAGACAATACAGAGCCAACACCTGATACCCCCCCTACCCTCCCCAGCCGAGAGTTGTTGTCCGAAGTGTTGCACGGGGATTGTTATGAGTTGCTTCCTACAATTCCGTCTGGCTGCGTAGAATGCCTATTTATAGACCCCCAATATAATATCGGCCTGGACTATGGCAGTGGCAGTCAGGCCGACCGCCTGCCACCAGAAATCTATCTGCGTCAGATGGAACGCCTGGCACAGCTTGCTGTCGAACGACTCACTCCCACGGGAAGCTTGTGGTTCTTGTGTCCCGAGAAATGGGCGGACGAGATGGGAATCATGCTCTCGAAACTCTTGCCGCGTCGTAATCGCATCATCTGGCGGGAGACGTTTGGGCAATATCGTGAGACCTCGTATCCGAGTGGGCACCGGCATCTGTTTTATCATGTGATGGACGAAAAACTCTCCCCGTTTTTTACTGACGAGATTCGTGTCCCGTCGCAGCGGATGCTCAGTGGTGACAAGCGGGCGGCCGGACCTCGTGTGCCCGACGATGTCTGGGAGATACCTAGGCTGGTGGGCAATGCTTCTGAACGAGTGGAAGGCCACCCGTGCCAGTTGCCGGAAGCAATGCTGAAGCGGATTGTGCTTTGCTCAACCCGCCCCGGTGACCTCATCGCCGACCCCATGAGCGGAACTGGTACCACGCTTCGCGTTGCTCAAATATTGGGGCGTCGATATCTAGGAATTGAGAAAGAGGCACGCTTCGTAGACCTCATCAAAGATCGACTCGCCCAAGAGCGTCAGCGGGAGATGTTCCTGCAGTAG